The Gambusia affinis linkage group LG11, SWU_Gaff_1.0, whole genome shotgun sequence genome contains a region encoding:
- the LOC122839468 gene encoding gamma-crystallin M2-like — MSSKIIFYEDRNFQGRSYECDSDCPDMNPHFTRCNSIKVESGCWVLYEKPNYSGYQYVLTRGEYPDKQRWMGYTDTIRSCRTFSYTSEGPYRIRIYERPNFQGQMMEFSEDCESVQEHFRSRDIYSCKVLDGYWTLYEHPSFRGRQYFMSPGEYRKFNDWGATCATTGSFRRITEF; from the exons ATGAGCAGTAAG ATTATATTCTACGAGGACCGGAACTTTCAGGGCCGCTCATATGAGTGTGATTCCGACTGCCCTGACATGAACCCACACTTTACCCGCTGCAACTCCATCAAGGTGGAGAGTGGCTGCTGGGTGCTCTACGAGAAGCCCAACTACAGCGGCTACCAGTATGTCCTGACCAGAGGAGAGTACCCTGACAAGCAGCGCTGGATGGGCTACACCGACACCATCCGCTCCTGCCGAACCTTCTCCTAT ACCAGCGAGGGCCCCTACCGCATCCGTATCTACGAGCGGCCCAACTTCCAAGGTCAGATGATGGAGTTCAGCGAGGACTGCGAGTCGGTGCAGGAGCACTTCCGCAGCCGAGACATCTACTCCTGCAAAGTCTTGGACGGCTACTGGACCCTCTACGAACACCCAAGCTTCCGTGGCCGGCAGTACTTCATGAGTCCTGGCGAGTACCGCAAGTTCAATGACTGGGGGGCCACCTGCGCCACCACCGGCTCTTTCCGCAGGATCACAGAGTTTTAA
- the LOC122840180 gene encoding gamma-crystallin 2-like gives LLLHQIIFYEDRNFGGHHYECMSDCADLHSMFDHCRSIRVESGMFMIYDRPGFMGNQYFMRTGEYSDYMGMTGMNDCVRSCLMIPFHSGSFRMQLYEHFDMDGEMMELTDDCPNLMGRFHLANFNSCNILDGHWLVYEQPNYRGRHYYLRPGQYKSFSEWKGANSRIGSIRRLMDL, from the exons CTTCTGCTCCATCAGATCATCTTCTATGAGGACAGAAACTTTGGAGGCCATCATTATGAGTGCATGAGCGACTGTGCTGACCTGCACTCAATGTTTGACCACTGCCGCTCCATACGCGTGGAGAGCGGCATGTTCATGATCTACGACCGACCCGGTTTCATGGGGAACCAGTACTTCATGAGAACGGGAGAGTATTCCGACTACATGGGCATGACCGGCATGAATGACTGTGTCCGGTCATGCCTCATGATCCCCTTT CACAGTGGCAGCTTCAGGATGCAGCTGTACGAGCACTTCGACATGGATGGTGAGATGATGGAGCTAACAGATGACTGCCCAAACCTCATGGGTCGCTTTCACCTCGCCAACTTCAACTCCTGCAACATCCTGGACGGCCACTGGCTGGTATACGAGCAACCCAACTACAGGGGGCGCCACTACTACTTGAGGCCCGGCCAGTATAAGAGCTTTAGTGAATGGAAAGGCGCAAACTCCAGGATTGGCTCCATCAGACGTCTGATGGATCTCTAA
- the LOC122839469 gene encoding bolA-like protein 2, giving the protein MAVSADHIREKLIKELEAVHVDVEDTSPERCAASFKVLVVSAQFEGKSLLQRHRMVNMCLAEELKTIHAFEQKTLTPEHWDKMKQH; this is encoded by the coding sequence ATGGCAGTGTCAGCAGATCACATCCGGGAGAAGCTTATTAAGGAGCTCGAGGCAGTGCATGTGGACGTAGAGGACACCTCTCCGGAAAGATGTGCAGCCAGTTTCAAAGTCCTGGTGGTGTCGGCGCAGTTTGAGGGGAAATCACTGTTACAGAGACACAGGATGGTGAACATGTGTCTAGCAGAAGAGCTGAAGACAATCCATGCCTTTGAACAGAAGACCCTCACACCAGAACACTGGGACAAGATGAAGCAACACTGA
- the LOC122839470 gene encoding gamma-crystallin M2-like, protein MGKIIFYENREFSGPHFECSKDCADLLRSLSRCGSIRVESGCFMIYEKANYTGNQYYLSKGEYPDFHHWMGVSDSVGSCRHIPTEPGSFNMCLYERIEFGGQMMDLMDDCPSLEDRFNIHNIFSCNVRKGNWLFYEHPQYRGKMYLIRPGEYKRFSEWGSRSARVGSIRRIIDY, encoded by the exons ATGGGGAAG ATTATCTTCTATGAGAACAGGGAGTTCTCTGGGCCCCATTTTGAGTGCTCCAAAGACTGTGCAGATCTGCTGAGGAGTCTGAGCCGGTGCGGCTCCATCAGGGTGGAGAGCGGCTGCTTCATGATTTATGAAAAAGCCAACTACACTGGGAACCAGTACTACCTGAGCAAAGGAGAGTATCCTGACTTCCACCACTGGATGGGTGTCAGCGATTCTGTCGGCTCTTGTCGCCACATCCCCACG GAGCCTGGGTCATTCAATATGTGCTTGTATGAGAGGATTGAGTTTGGTGGCCAGATGATGGACCTGATGGACGACTGTCCCAGTCTAGAGGATCGCTTCAACATTCACAATATCTTCTCTTGCAATGTTAGAAAGGGGAACTGGCTCTTCTATGAGCACCCTCAGTATCGAGGCAAGATGTATCTGATTCGACCCGGAGAGTATAAAAGGTTCAGTGAGTGGGGCAGCAGGAGTGCCAGGGTTGGCTCCATCAGACGGATTATAGACTATTGA
- the LOC122839471 gene encoding gamma-crystallin M2-like isoform X1, producing the protein MGKIIFYEDKNFQGRSYECSNDCTDLHLHFSRCNSIRVESGCFMIYERPNFMGHQYYMRRGEYPDYQRWMGFSSSIRSCRMIPYRGSYRMRLYEKPDFTGHMMEFMDDCPCVSDRFHHRHVYSCNVMNGYWIFYEYPNYRGRQYFLKPGEYRRYRDWCATCAIVGSFRRVTEF; encoded by the exons ATGGGCAAG ATTATTTTTTACGAGGACAAGAACTTCCAGGGTCGGAGCTACGAGTGCAGCAATGACTGCACAGACCTTCACTTGCACTTCAGCCGCTGCAACTCCATTCGAGTGGAGAGTGGCTGCTTCATGATTTATGAGCGACCCAACTTCATGGGCCACCAGTACTACATGAGGAGGGGAGAGTACCCTGACTATCAGAGATGGATGGGCTTCAGTAGCAGCATTCGCTCATGCCGGATGATTCCA TACCGGGGCTCTTACAGAATGCGCCTGTATGAGAAGCCCGACTTCACCGGTCACATGATGGAGTTCATGGACGACTGTCCTTGTGTGTCTGACCGTTTTCATCACCGCCATGTCTACTCGTGCAATGTTATGAATGGCTACTGGATCTTCTATGAGTACCCTAACTACCGAGGCAGACAATACTTCCTGAAACCTGGGGAATATAGGAGATACCGAGACTGGTGTGCCACCTGCGCCATCGTTGGATCCTTCAGGAGGGTCACAGAATTTTAG
- the LOC122839471 gene encoding gamma-crystallin M2-like isoform X2 has translation MGKIIFYEDKNFQGRSYECSNDCTDLHLHFSRCNSIRVESGCFMIYERPNFMGHQYYMRRGEYPDYQRWMGFSSSIRSCRMIPAYRGSYRMRLYEKPDFTGHMMEFMDDCPCVSDRFHHRHVYSCNVMNGYWIFYEYPNYRGRQYFLKPGEYRRYRDWCATCAIVGSFRRVTEF, from the exons ATGGGCAAG ATTATTTTTTACGAGGACAAGAACTTCCAGGGTCGGAGCTACGAGTGCAGCAATGACTGCACAGACCTTCACTTGCACTTCAGCCGCTGCAACTCCATTCGAGTGGAGAGTGGCTGCTTCATGATTTATGAGCGACCCAACTTCATGGGCCACCAGTACTACATGAGGAGGGGAGAGTACCCTGACTATCAGAGATGGATGGGCTTCAGTAGCAGCATTCGCTCATGCCGGATGATTCCAGCG TACCGGGGCTCTTACAGAATGCGCCTGTATGAGAAGCCCGACTTCACCGGTCACATGATGGAGTTCATGGACGACTGTCCTTGTGTGTCTGACCGTTTTCATCACCGCCATGTCTACTCGTGCAATGTTATGAATGGCTACTGGATCTTCTATGAGTACCCTAACTACCGAGGCAGACAATACTTCCTGAAACCTGGGGAATATAGGAGATACCGAGACTGGTGTGCCACCTGCGCCATCGTTGGATCCTTCAGGAGGGTCACAGAATTTTAG
- the LOC122839472 gene encoding gamma-crystallin M1 codes for MGKIIFYEEKNFQGRSYECLSDCSDISSYLGRCQSCRVESGCFMIYERPNYMGMQFFLRRGEYHDMQRMMSMGMMFDSIRSCRMIPHHRGSFRMRIYERENFGGQMNELMDDCDSIMDRYRMSDCMSCHVMDGHWLMYEHPHYRGRMMYMRPGEYRSFMNMGMSGMRFMSMRRITDNC; via the exons ATGGGCAAG ATCATCTTCTACGAGGAGAAGAACTTCCAGGGTCGCTCCTATGAGTGCCTCAGCGACTGCTCTGACATTTCCTCCTACCTGGGCAGGTGCCAGTCTTGCAGGGTGGAGAGCGGCTGCTTCATGATATATGAGCGTCCCAACTACATGGGCATGCAGTTCTTCCTGAGGAGAGGAGAATACCATGACATGCAGCGCATGATGAGCATGGGTATGATGTTCGACTCCATCAGATCCTGCAGAATGATCCCCCAT CACAGAGGATCATTCAGGATGAGGATCTACGAGAGGGAGAACTTTGGTGGTCAGATGAACGAGCTGATGGATGACTGTGACTCCATCATGGATCGCTACCGTATGTCTGACTGCATGTCCTGCCATGTGATGGACGGCCACTGGCTGATGTACGAGCACCCTCACTACAGAGGCAGGATGATGTACATGAGGCCTGGAGAGTACAGGAGCTTCATGAACATGGGCATGAGTGGAATGAGGTTCATGAGCATGAGGAGGATCACTGATAATTGTTAG
- the LOC122839473 gene encoding gamma-crystallin M3-like, translating to MTMGKIIFYEERNFQGRSYETSSDCADMSSHLSRCHSCRVESGCFMVYDRTNYMGNQYFVRRGEYSDYQRMGMSDCIRSCRMIPMHRGQFRIRIYEREDFGGQMHECMEDCESIMDRYRMSDCMSCHVMDGHWLMYEQPHYRGRMMYLRPGEYRSFREMGYGGTRFMSMRRIMDSC from the exons ATGACCATGGGCAAG atCATCTTCTACGAGGAAAGAAATTTCCAGGGTCGCTCCTATGAGACCAGCAGCGACTGTGCCGACATGTCCTCCCACCTGAGCAGGTGTCACTCCTGCAGGGTGGAGAGCGGCTGCTTCATGGTCTACGACCGCACAAACTACATGGGAAACCAGTACTTTGTGAGGAGGGGAGAATACTCTGACTATCAGCGCATGGGTATGAGTGACTGCATCAGGTCTTGCCGCATGATTCCCATG CATAGAGGCCAGTTCAGGATCAGGATTTATGAGAGGGAAGACTTCGGTGGTCAGATGCATGAGTGCATGGAGGACTGTGAGTCCATCATGGATCGCTACCGCATGTCTGACTGCATGTCCTGCCATGTGATGGATGGCCACTGGCTGATGTATGAGCAGCCTCACTACAGAGGCAGGATGATGTACCTCAGACCTGGAGAGTACAGGAGCTTCAGGGAGATGGGATATGGAGGAACCAGGTTCATGAGCATGAGGAGAATCATGGATTCCTGCTAG
- the LOC122839474 gene encoding gamma-crystallin M3-like codes for MSTTDMSMGKIIFYEDRNFQGRSYECMSDCADMSSYLSRCHSCRVESGCFMVYDRPNYMGNQYFMRRGEYADYMSMMGWSGGIRSCRMIPSYRGSYRMRIYERENFGGQMYELMDDCDSIMDRYRMSDCMSCHVMDGHWLMYEHPHYRGRMMYMRPGEYRSFREMGYGGMRFMSMRRIMDMC; via the exons ATGTCCACCACTGACATGAGCATGGGCAAA ATCATCTTCTATGAGGACAGAAACTTCCAGGGTCGCTCCTATGAGTGCATGAGCGACTGTGCTGACATGTCTTCCTACCTGAGCAGGTGTCACTCCTGCAGGGTGGAGAGCGGCTGCTTCATGGTCTATGACCGCCCCAACTACATGGGAAACCAGTACTTCATGAGGAGGGGCGAATACGCTGACTACATGAGCATGATGGGCTGGAGTGGTGGAATCAGGTCTTGCCGTATGATCCCTTCG TACAGGGGATCCTACAGGATGAGGATCTACGAGAGGGAGAACTTTGGTGGTCAGATGTATGAGCTGATGGATGACTGTGACTCCATCATGGATCGTTACCGTATGTCTGACTGCATGTCCTGCCATGTGATGGACGGCCACTGGCTGATGTACGAGCACCCTCACTACAGAGGCAGGATGATGTACATGAGGCCTGGAGAGTACAGGAGCTTCAGGGAGATGGGATATGGAGGCATGAGATTCATGAGCATGAGGAGAATCATGGACATGTgctag
- the LOC122839475 gene encoding gamma-crystallin M3-like → MSTTETSNTDMYMRGRIIFYEDRNFMGRHYECMSDCADMSSYMSRCHSCRVESGCFMVYDRPNYMGNQYFFRRGEYADYMSMMGWRDWIRSCRMIPMYRGSYRMRIYERENFGGHMHECMDDCDSFMDRYHMSDCMSCHVMDGHWLMYEHPHYRGRMMYMRPGEYRSFREMGYGGMRFMSMRRIMDSWY, encoded by the exons ATGAGCACCACTGAGACGAGCAACACTGACATGTACATGAGGGGCAGG ATCATCTTCTATGAGGATAGGAACTTTATGGGTCGCCACTATGAGTGCATGAGCGACTGTGCTGACATGTCCTCCTACATGAGCAGGTGTCACTCCTGCAGGGTGGAGAGCGGCTGCTTCATGGTCTATGACCGCCCCAACTACATGGGAAACCAGTATTTCTTCAGGAGGGGAGAATACGCTGACTACATGAGTATGATGGGGTGGAGGGACTGGATCAGGTCTTGTCGTATGATTCCCATG tacAGGGGATCCTACAGGATGAGGATCTATGAAAGAGAGAACTTCGGTGGTCACATGCATGAGTGTATGGATGACTGTGACTCCTTCATGGATCGTTACCACATGTCTGACTGCATGTCCTGCCATGTGATGGACGGCCACTGGCTGATGTACGAGCACCCTCACTACAGAGGCAGGATGATGTACATGAGGCCTGGAGAGTACAGGAGCTTCAGGGAGATGGGATATGGAGGCATGAGGTTCATGAGCATGAGGAGAATCATGGATTCCTGGTATTAA